A portion of the Pseudomonas sp. PSE14 genome contains these proteins:
- the gatC gene encoding Asp-tRNA(Asn)/Glu-tRNA(Gln) amidotransferase subunit GatC, producing MALERPDVEKIAHLARLGLEEADISRTTDTLNNILGLIDAMQAVDTDGVEPLAHPLEATQRLRADAVTEENRRDAYQAIAPAVEDGLYLVPKVIE from the coding sequence ATGGCGCTTGAACGCCCCGACGTGGAAAAGATCGCCCACCTCGCCCGCCTGGGCCTGGAGGAAGCCGACATTTCGCGCACCACCGACACCCTGAACAACATCCTCGGCCTGATCGACGCCATGCAGGCCGTCGACACCGACGGCGTGGAGCCCCTGGCCCACCCGCTGGAAGCCACGCAGCGCCTGCGCGCCGACGCCGTCACCGAGGAGAACCGCCGCGACGCCTACCAGGCCATCGCGCCGGCCGTGGAAGACGGGCTTTACCTCGTCCCGAAAGTCATCGAGTAA